One Mytilus trossulus isolate FHL-02 chromosome 5, PNRI_Mtr1.1.1.hap1, whole genome shotgun sequence DNA segment encodes these proteins:
- the LOC134718756 gene encoding cytochrome P450 3A4-like — translation MALLIFPLTFTINPLVALLLVVLAVVWFLKVRDDYKLFEKLKIPGPKPMMVFGSIGEFKDKNPLDVFKEWRKLYGDIFGFFEGFTPSLVVNCPEMAKQILVKHFDKFHVRPLCNPFVYSPDESSLLNTYGNEWKRQRSIVAAAFNSVSMKHMSNRVNATGDKFCRKVTEQNKRNPDGFDVTDLIDRYTLDAFADSGFDFEANSLDNEDALLYRFMKEFNHSAAADNPIAGLARVYPGLTPFLQLFDGKHKQVHEENMKQIREHVVRKRQEYSQSSSDEQKNFLGQMINCSFFDRDEYGIYRRRQLKDQEIVGHINSLIGGGIGTLNACLSFVIHMLAMNPTAQQKAFQEVIKICGYEKSPTFDDIQKMEYLQMILHETLRLLPCAPGVTRRVTEDCNINGVEFKKDVVVRVMTCTLYSDEKIYPQPEKFIPERFSPEEIQKRHAFSYLPYGQGPRMCPGLKFADLQVKVAMVKLLQRFVIKPCSQTIDPLPTALRPMLCPKDGVFVHLEDRVRPNMRSNTCSA, via the exons ATGGCGCTTCTAATTTTTCCATTGACATTTACCATAAATCCACTGGTAGCACTTTTGTTGGTAGTTTTAGCAGTAGTATGGTTTTT AAAAGTGAGAGACGACTATAAACTCTTTGAAAAGTTAAAGATACCAGGTCCCAAACCAATGATGGTGTTTGGAAGCATAGGAGAGTTTAAAGACAAG aaTCCATTGGACGTATTCAAAGAATGGAGGAAATTGTATGGAGACATCTTCGG ATTTTTCGAAGGATTTACGCCTAGTTTAGTTGTTAACTGTCCAGAGATGGCAAAGCAAATTTTAGTGAAACACTTCGACAAATTCCACGTTCGACCT ttgtgCAATCCCTTTGTATATAGTCCAGATGAAAGCAGTCTTCTCAATACATACGGTAATGAATGGAAGCGACAAAGATCAATTGTAGCCGCAGCATTCAATTCTGTATCTATGAAACAT ATGTCCAACAGAGTTAATGCAACTGGAGACAAATTTTGCAGAAAGGTCACTGAACAAAATAAACGTAATCCTGACGGTTTTGACGTCACTGA tttAATAGACAGATATACACTTGATGCGTTTGCAGACTCTGGTTTTGATTTCGAGGCTAATAGTTTAGACAACGAAGATGCACTGTTGTATCGTTTTATGAAGGAGTTCAACCATTCAGCAGCTGCTGACAACCCTATTGCTGGTCTTGCTC GTGTTTATCCTGGACTTACTCCATTTCTTCAGCTTTTCGACGGAAAACATAAACAAGTCCATGAAGAAAACATGAAACAAATACGTGAACATGTCGTTAGGAAAAGACAAGAG tactcCCAATCATCCAGCGATGAACAAAAGAATTTCTTAGGACAAATGATAAATTGCTCATTCTTTGATCGTGACGAATATGGGATATACAGACGACGTCAGCTAAAAGATCAAGAGATAGTCGGACATATCAACTCTCTGATCGGAGGGGGAATAGGAACGCTGAACGCATGTCTGTCTTTTGTAATCCACATGCTTGCAATGAATCCAACTGCTCAACAAAAAGCTTTTCAAGAAGTTATAAAAATTTGTGGATATGAG aaatcACCTACATTTGATGACATACAAAAAATGgaatatttacaaatgattttaCATGAAACATTACGACTATTGCCGTGTGCTCCTGG aGTGACGCGGAGAGTTACTGAAGATTGCAATATTAATGGCGTAGAGTTTAAAAAAGACGTTGTTGTACGAGTAATGACTTGTACTTTATATTcagatgaaaaaatataccCACAGCCAGAGAAATTTATTCCTGAGAG attttctCCCGAAGAAATACAAAAACGTCATGCATTTTCTTATCTGCCATATGGACAAGGCCCACGTATGTGTCCGGGTCTTAAGTTTGCTGACCTCCAAGTCAAAGTTGCTATGGTGAAACTTTTACAGAGATTTGTGATAAAACCATGTTCCCAGACCATC GATCCTCTTCCAACAGCCTTGAGGCCAATGCTTTGTCCGAAGGATGGCGTTTTCGTACATTTAGAGGATCGTGTTCGACCGAATATGAGATCAAATACATGCTCTGCGTGA